From the genome of Brevinematales bacterium:
ATTATCGCGGATTGTCAACAGAAATATATGATAATATCCATCTTGGTATTGCCATGTATTAAAACCCTCATTATAATATACCGTAGAAGGAGGGTATCATGCCGGATAAAAAAGTTCAGCCGCGTACGGAATTTATGTCGCCCGACGATATACAGATGGTAAAAAACGCGATGAAGCATGCCGGTTCGCCGTTTTCCTTTATGATATTTCTCAGCGTCGCGTTCGGCGGATTGATTTTCCTTGTGATCGGCGTCGCGGTCTATAACACCCTTGTTTCCATCATCGGGGGTATCTGGCTCGTCGTTTTCGGGTTCCTCTCGATCACCGTAAAATGGGTCGGGGGCGATTATAAGAAAGACCTTGCCGAACAGCGGAAAATTGTCGAGCACGGCGAGATACTCGGTAAGCGGATCGATAAGGAGAAAACGGGAAGCAAAGTTGTCATCCGCCATCTTTTAATTATTAACGGTATGGAATTCGAGGTATCGGAAGGACTATATACCCGTTTCGACGCGGGCGACGTTGTGGAAATCCGTTACTCCAAGCACGCGAGAGTCCTGCTCGCTATCCATGAAGGTAAATAAAAAGACCGGGTTTATTGCAGTATATAGTTAACTGCAAAAATAGATTACCAGTTCATCATTTCTGAACAGTATTTATTGGATGGGACGGAGTAGTGCATGTCAGAAAAAACATCGATGCAAAGAACTGATGCTATGTCCCAGAAGGAAATCAAGAACGTTAGAAAAACCGTGAAAATAACCGGTTATACCCATGTTTTTATCGGGTTTATATGCCTTATGATTGTAGGTCTGGTACTCCTGATTATTGGAATAATCTACCCTCAAACTCATATCACTGTAGCGGGAGGGATATTTACAATACTCTCGGGAATTCTCGCCTTCATAATCGGCAGGTTGGGGAAAAATTTACAAAAAGATATGGCAGGTTCTGAAAAAA
Proteins encoded in this window:
- a CDS encoding ABC transporter ATP-binding protein; its protein translation is MSEKTSMQRTDAMSQKEIKNVRKTVKITGYTHVFIGFICLMIVGLVLLIIGIIYPQTHITVAGGIFTILSGILAFIIGRLGKNLQKDMAGSEKITGFSIITGKRIDADSSLNKTVKQNILILNDLEFEVPEKTYNQFEAGETVEIQYTKSTGILISIHKR